The following proteins come from a genomic window of Novosphingobium aromaticivorans DSM 12444:
- a CDS encoding class I SAM-dependent methyltransferase has protein sequence MAELDLQPKLMVGQGWADFALLDSGQGRKLEQYGPHRFVRPEPQAMWSPRLADWRADGEFVPGSDEDGGGRWVFDRPMPRDGWELGWNDVRFTASCTPFRHLGFFPDMAPVWDWMGERLEGRPDAQTLNLFGYTGVGTLALSDYGPVTHVDASKKSVAQARSNAALSGMAERPVRWIVDDAAKFTAREVRRGRRYDGIILDPPKFGRGPDGEIWRLEESLPGLVADCAKLLDADSRFLFLTVYAVRMSSLAIAGLLAEALKDLPGTIEHGDLCIREQGEGGRHLPTAIFARWKN, from the coding sequence ATGGCTGAACTGGACCTCCAGCCCAAGCTGATGGTCGGCCAGGGCTGGGCGGACTTCGCCCTGCTCGATTCCGGCCAGGGCCGAAAGCTGGAGCAATATGGCCCGCACCGTTTCGTGCGGCCCGAGCCTCAGGCGATGTGGAGCCCGCGCCTTGCCGATTGGCGGGCCGATGGCGAATTCGTGCCCGGATCGGACGAGGACGGCGGCGGGCGCTGGGTGTTCGACCGGCCGATGCCGCGCGACGGTTGGGAACTGGGCTGGAACGACGTGCGCTTTACCGCCTCGTGCACCCCGTTCCGCCACCTCGGCTTCTTTCCCGACATGGCCCCGGTGTGGGACTGGATGGGCGAGAGGCTTGAAGGCAGGCCGGATGCGCAGACGCTCAACCTGTTCGGCTATACCGGCGTCGGCACGCTTGCGCTCTCCGATTATGGTCCGGTCACCCATGTCGATGCATCGAAGAAGTCGGTCGCGCAGGCGCGCAGCAACGCCGCGCTTTCCGGCATGGCCGAACGTCCGGTGCGCTGGATCGTCGACGATGCCGCCAAGTTCACCGCGCGCGAAGTGCGTCGCGGCCGGCGCTATGATGGCATCATTCTCGACCCGCCGAAGTTCGGGCGCGGTCCTGATGGCGAGATCTGGCGGCTGGAGGAAAGCCTCCCCGGCCTTGTCGCCGATTGCGCGAAGTTGCTCGATGCGGACAGCCGCTTCCTGTTTCTCACGGTCTATGCGGTGCGGATGTCCTCGCTCGCCATCGCGGGCCTGCTGGCCGAGGCCCTGAAGGACCTGCCGGGCACAATCGAGCATGGCGACCTTTGCATCCGCGAGCAGGGCGAGGGCGGCAGGCACTTGCCAACCGCGATCTTCGCGCGCTGGAAAAACTGA
- a CDS encoding dihydroneopterin aldolase has protein sequence MSDSLILEVANLETDVLTGIYSEETGRPQPLRITMRVGLTHQDRYTPDCPLAASKNYMDLKFAASEGLPKGVHFKLIEAVADHICETLFLQDDRVMWVEVKIVKLAISENGEEIGITLKRERRT, from the coding sequence ATGTCCGACAGCCTGATCCTCGAAGTCGCCAATCTCGAGACCGATGTCCTTACGGGGATCTATTCGGAAGAGACCGGTCGTCCCCAGCCGCTGCGCATCACCATGCGGGTCGGGCTCACGCACCAGGATCGCTACACGCCCGATTGCCCGCTTGCCGCCAGCAAGAACTACATGGATCTCAAGTTCGCTGCCTCCGAGGGATTGCCCAAGGGGGTGCATTTCAAGCTGATCGAGGCCGTGGCAGACCACATCTGCGAAACGCTGTTCCTGCAGGATGACAGGGTGATGTGGGTGGAAGTGAAGATCGTGAAGCTGGCCATCAGCGAGAACGGCGAGGAAATCGGCATTACCCTTAAGCGGGAGCGCCGGACCTGA
- a CDS encoding SDR family oxidoreductase produces MTRPLALVTGGWRRIGGAIARKLASEGWDLALHAHHDRSFDAEFKAQLEWLGATVFPVSGDLDDRDFPARLLAEVVGAAGRSPELLVNSASLFHDDRVETITPEELEQHFRVNLFAPLLLTRAFAEALGDRDGSVVNILDQRVLNPVPDQISYTISKQALHASVRTLARAMAPRVRVNGVAPGLILPTADYDAEQWRRLEEIMPLRRLPGADEIADAVHFLASARSVTGQTLFVDAGASLESYPRDFVYLEK; encoded by the coding sequence ATGACGCGCCCGCTCGCGCTGGTCACGGGCGGCTGGCGCCGGATTGGCGGCGCGATCGCTCGCAAGCTGGCGAGCGAGGGCTGGGACCTTGCCCTTCACGCCCACCACGACCGTTCGTTCGATGCCGAGTTCAAGGCTCAGCTCGAATGGCTGGGGGCGACGGTCTTTCCGGTATCGGGCGATCTCGACGACAGGGACTTTCCGGCGCGCCTGCTGGCCGAAGTCGTCGGCGCCGCGGGCCGATCGCCGGAGCTGCTGGTCAACTCGGCCTCGCTGTTCCACGACGACCGGGTAGAGACGATCACCCCGGAAGAGCTTGAGCAGCATTTCCGCGTGAACCTCTTCGCGCCGCTGCTGTTGACGCGCGCTTTCGCCGAGGCGCTGGGTGACCGTGACGGTTCGGTCGTCAACATCCTCGACCAGCGCGTGCTCAACCCCGTGCCCGACCAGATCAGCTACACGATCTCCAAGCAGGCGCTTCACGCCTCGGTGCGCACGCTGGCCCGCGCGATGGCGCCCAGGGTCCGCGTGAACGGCGTTGCGCCGGGCCTGATCCTGCCCACTGCGGACTACGATGCCGAACAATGGCGCCGGCTGGAAGAGATCATGCCGCTGCGGCGCTTGCCCGGCGCGGACGAGATTGCCGACGCGGTGCACTTCCTCGCATCGGCCAGGTCGGTGACGGGGCAGACTTTGTTCGTCGATGCCGGCGCGAGCCTTGAATCCTACCCCCGTGACTTCGTATACTTGGAGAAGTGA